In the genome of Segatella copri, one region contains:
- a CDS encoding nitroreductase family protein → MKKFFLGLAAALMLTACNENRQPEATTSVDSASVVTDLMMGRRSIRAYKDSVISRDTLNEILKCGIHAPNGQNLQSYEIRVIDSPALIDSITQAVVKDNPKIAERKGFKNIFVNAPCVVCIAYDTTYDMAQIDCGLLGENIILAAWAKGIGSCCLGSSARWILDSPSAKPYLDRMAFSKNYKLLYCIALGYPDESPEAKPRRQDMIKFMD, encoded by the coding sequence ATGAAGAAGTTTTTTTTAGGATTGGCAGCAGCACTGATGTTGACTGCCTGCAACGAGAACAGACAGCCGGAGGCAACGACCAGCGTTGACTCTGCAAGTGTGGTAACCGATTTGATGATGGGTCGCAGAAGCATCCGTGCTTACAAGGATTCCGTCATCAGCCGCGATACCCTGAACGAGATTCTGAAATGCGGCATCCATGCGCCAAACGGGCAGAACCTGCAGTCGTACGAAATCAGAGTGATAGATTCTCCAGCACTCATCGATTCGATAACCCAAGCCGTGGTAAAGGATAATCCTAAGATAGCAGAGCGCAAGGGCTTCAAGAACATCTTCGTGAATGCTCCATGCGTGGTTTGCATTGCCTACGATACTACTTATGATATGGCGCAGATTGATTGCGGTTTGCTTGGCGAGAACATCATTCTTGCAGCATGGGCAAAGGGCATCGGCTCCTGCTGCCTGGGCAGTTCTGCCCGTTGGATATTGGATTCTCCGTCAGCCAAGCCTTATCTCGACCGCATGGCATTCTCCAAGAATTACAAGCTACTCTACTGCATCGCCCTGGGATATCCTGACGAATCGCCGGAGGCAAAGCCAAGACGCCAGGACATGATTAAGTTCATGGATTAA
- a CDS encoding TonB-dependent receptor — MNAKRGIIVLGLLSAASMPTWAQQIKGVVIDQKSKETLIGAVVTVDGTNVKAITNIDGNFQIDGLKKDKTYTLYINYVGYKTQKIDGVQAKDADQVIALQPDEQQLNEVTVTAVERRNTDAAMIQVAKNSPVIVSNVSAQEISRTQDTNAGEVIRRVPGVSLIDDKFVMVRGLSQRYNNVWVNGGAVPSSEADSRAFSFDIIPSSQIDNLTIVKSPTAEYPADYSGGFIIVNTKEIPAENSFNIAVGGNWNTSSAFKDFSYSKGSGTDFLGFDNGLRNLNGGIHADLNPQLDANGKPVGDYATSLLGNGLNNDWLIKNKKPLGDLKLAASLNQRWMLGGRTLGMLAALNYTNEYRTYENMENNLYGIYDATNDKPNYLRHSVDDQYNSNVRLGAMLNFTFLSKDGNHKYQLKNIFNQLATSRYTWRDGVSAQSNLERSAEYYYRSRTTYNGQLTGKHTFTSDALDWSIGYAYANRHLPDRRRYLIDDALESGVYALSTGNDISREWTQLDEHILSLGVNDKHHFKFGNFEPDLQVGAYGEYRTREYQTRNFIYNWNVSANNMPSGFRHSHIPTLLTSQANMGYDKLYLLEEKQMRNNYRGHNTLGAGYLAMSLPFGKLGIHAGVRFEHNDMELISNSRDYEKSESSRHYKTDDVFPSLNTTYKISDQHQVRLSYGRSINRPEFREVSSSVYYDFDLASNVQGNTELKNCYVDNLDLRYEWYPSRGELISLAVFYKHFDSPIEWTYTVAGGTDLIYSYKNAKSANNYGVELDIRKNLGFIGLKDFSWSFNGALIKSKVQFEKGSKEENRPMQGQSPYLINTGIFYKNEPLKMDIALLYNRIGKRIIGVGRSEGSTGDDSNSRVPHSYEMPRNTIDFSLAKKFGNHLELKLNVRDLLAEKIYYKQFADVTYSDGSKKEVEEIARCYKPGRNIGLQAIYKF, encoded by the coding sequence ATGAATGCTAAAAGGGGAATTATTGTATTAGGATTGCTCTCGGCGGCTAGCATGCCAACGTGGGCGCAACAGATTAAGGGTGTGGTTATCGACCAGAAATCGAAGGAGACACTCATCGGTGCAGTCGTCACTGTGGATGGAACCAACGTGAAGGCTATCACCAACATCGACGGAAACTTCCAGATCGATGGACTGAAGAAAGACAAGACATATACACTATATATTAACTATGTAGGATATAAGACTCAAAAAATTGACGGGGTTCAGGCGAAGGACGCAGACCAGGTGATTGCGCTGCAACCTGATGAACAGCAGCTGAACGAGGTGACCGTTACCGCAGTGGAAAGGCGTAATACGGATGCGGCAATGATACAGGTGGCCAAGAACAGTCCCGTCATCGTGAGCAATGTTTCGGCACAGGAAATATCCAGAACTCAGGATACGAATGCGGGTGAGGTGATACGCCGAGTGCCAGGCGTGAGCCTCATCGACGATAAATTCGTGATGGTTCGTGGATTGTCACAGCGTTATAACAATGTGTGGGTGAACGGAGGAGCAGTGCCTAGTTCTGAGGCTGATTCCAGGGCTTTCTCCTTCGATATCATCCCAAGTTCGCAGATTGACAACCTCACCATCGTGAAGTCGCCAACAGCTGAATATCCCGCTGATTACTCAGGCGGTTTCATCATCGTCAACACCAAGGAGATTCCGGCAGAAAACAGTTTCAACATCGCCGTAGGCGGAAACTGGAATACATCTTCTGCCTTCAAGGACTTTTCTTACTCAAAAGGTTCCGGAACCGATTTCCTAGGGTTCGACAATGGCTTGAGAAACCTGAATGGGGGCATCCATGCTGACTTGAATCCACAGCTCGATGCCAACGGAAAACCGGTGGGAGATTATGCTACTTCGCTCCTGGGCAACGGGCTTAATAATGATTGGCTCATCAAGAACAAAAAGCCTTTGGGCGACTTGAAACTGGCAGCCAGCCTGAACCAGCGCTGGATGCTCGGCGGAAGAACACTCGGCATGCTCGCCGCCCTGAACTATACCAACGAATACCGCACCTACGAGAACATGGAGAACAATCTCTATGGCATCTATGATGCGACAAACGACAAGCCGAACTATCTTCGTCACTCTGTTGACGACCAGTATAATAGTAACGTGAGACTCGGAGCAATGCTCAACTTCACCTTCCTTTCCAAGGACGGCAACCACAAGTATCAGCTCAAGAACATCTTCAACCAGTTGGCTACCAGCCGATATACCTGGCGTGATGGCGTGAGCGCCCAGTCGAACCTGGAGCGAAGCGCAGAGTATTACTACCGCAGTAGAACAACATATAACGGTCAGCTTACCGGCAAGCACACCTTCACTAGCGACGCCCTTGACTGGAGCATCGGGTATGCGTATGCCAACCGTCATTTGCCTGACCGTCGTAGATACCTCATCGACGATGCTCTTGAATCGGGCGTTTATGCCCTGAGCACCGGCAACGACATATCGCGCGAGTGGACTCAGCTCGACGAACACATTCTCTCACTTGGTGTAAATGACAAGCACCACTTCAAGTTTGGCAACTTTGAGCCAGACTTGCAAGTGGGTGCCTATGGGGAGTATCGGACTCGAGAATACCAGACCCGCAACTTCATCTACAACTGGAATGTTTCAGCTAACAACATGCCATCCGGCTTCCGCCATAGCCATATCCCTACCCTGCTCACCAGCCAGGCGAACATGGGTTACGACAAGCTGTATCTTCTGGAGGAAAAGCAGATGCGCAATAACTACCGCGGACACAACACCTTAGGCGCCGGATACCTGGCGATGTCTCTCCCCTTTGGCAAACTCGGCATCCACGCCGGTGTCCGCTTCGAGCATAATGATATGGAACTCATCTCCAATTCCCGTGACTACGAGAAGAGTGAATCGAGCCGTCATTACAAGACCGATGATGTATTTCCATCTCTCAATACAACATATAAGATTAGCGACCAGCACCAGGTGCGACTGTCGTATGGCCGCAGTATTAACCGACCGGAATTCCGTGAAGTATCGTCGTCGGTGTATTACGACTTCGACCTTGCCAGCAATGTGCAGGGAAACACTGAGTTGAAGAACTGTTATGTCGATAACCTCGACCTGCGATATGAGTGGTATCCATCCCGTGGAGAGCTCATTTCGCTAGCAGTCTTCTACAAGCACTTCGATTCTCCTATCGAGTGGACCTACACGGTGGCAGGTGGCACAGACTTGATTTATTCCTACAAGAATGCGAAGAGTGCCAACAACTACGGTGTGGAGCTGGATATCAGAAAGAATCTCGGTTTCATAGGATTGAAGGATTTCAGCTGGTCGTTTAATGGTGCCCTCATCAAGAGCAAGGTGCAGTTTGAGAAGGGTTCGAAAGAGGAAAACAGACCGATGCAGGGTCAGTCGCCATACCTTATCAACACCGGTATCTTCTATAAAAACGAGCCATTGAAGATGGATATCGCCCTGCTCTACAACCGCATAGGCAAGCGAATCATCGGTGTGGGCAGAAGCGAAGGAAGCACAGGCGATGACTCCAATTCCCGAGTGCCTCACAGCTACGAGATGCCTCGCAACACCATCGACTTCTCGCTGGCAAAGAAATTCGGCAATCATCTGGAGCTGAAGCTCAACGTAAGAGATCTTCTTGCAGAAAAGATATATTACAAGCAGTTTGCTGATGTAACGTATAGCGACGGAAGCAAGAAGGAAGTAGAAGAAATAGCAAGATGCTACAAGCCGGGCAGAAACATCGGTTTGCAGGCAATCTATAAATTTTAA